The sequence below is a genomic window from Microbacterium sp. SORGH_AS_0888.
CGCGCTGGCGACCGCGCTCGTGCTCCCTCCCGCGATCGCCTACGGAGTCGGGCCGGATGCGGTCGACAAGCCCTACTCGGCGTGGTTCATCGGCGCGCTCGGGGCGCTCATGGTGGTGCTCGTCGTGCGACGGCGCCCCTGGCCCGCCTGGAGCGGGACCGCGGTCATGGCGGGGTGGGCCGCGGTCCTCCTCGGCCTGGTTCCGGCGCTCGGTCTCGGGCTCGTGGGATCGGTCATGTGGGTCACGGCCGCGCAGTTCTTCGTCTATGCGCTGGACCGCGCCGACCGCGACACGCAGCGGCTCGGGGAGATCCAGCGCAGCGCGTCGGCCGTGCACGCCGCGCAGGGCAGCCAGCAGCGCGAACGCCGCATCCAGGTGCAACGGGCGCTCGCGGTTGCGGGGCCCATCCTGGCGCGCACGATCGCGACCGGCGGCGATCTGGGTCCCGACGGACGGGTGGAGGCGCGGATCGCGGAGGGGCGGTTGCGCGATGAGCTGCGCGGGCCGCGCCTGCTGGACGAGGCCGTCCGCGAGGCGCTGGATGCGACGCGTCGCCGCGGCGCGATCGTCACCCTGCTCGACGAGGGCGGGCTCGAGGGCCTGGCGGACGAGCAGCTGCGCGACATCCGTGCCGAGCTCGCGGCGACGCTCCGCGACGCGCACTCCGACCGTCTGTTCGTGCGGACCTCGCCCGACGCCCGGGTGGCGGTGACGGTCGTCGGCCGGGCGTCGTCGACGCTCGGCCTCTCGGACGAGGACAGCGTCGACCTGTGGCGCGAGATCGAGCGACCCGCCGCATCCTCCGCCCGCTGAGCGAGCGGAGCGCGGATGAGAAAGGGCGAGGGGCGGAAGACTCCGCCCCTCGCCGGCAGACGATTACCCGAAAACCGTCTGCGGGGCCGAAACCCGGGGGAACCCTGGTAACCCTGGGTCGGCCGGACGCAAGAAGCGTCCTAGCGATATCAGTATCCGCCGGGGAGCCGGGCCCCGTCTGTAGGCATTTTGGGGGACACGGGCCGAGGCCCCGGGGCTCACCGTCCGGCGAAGCGTCCCCACGGGATGTCGCGTCGCAGCGGCTGCCGCAGCCCGCGTGCCGACACCTGCCAGGCATCGGGACGCCGCGCCTCGGCGGCCGTGGCGGCATCCGCCTCCTGCGCGTAGGCAGCTCCCACCACGGCGATGACCGCCGCGACCTCCTCGTCGGTCGGGTTGCCGCGACGGATGTCGACGCGCAGCGCGTCGTGGGGCTCGGCTGCCTCGCTCACAGCGGGATGTTCCCGTGCTTCTTCGGCGGCAGGCTCGCGCGCTTCCCGCGGAGCGAGCGCAGGGCCTTGGCGATCGAGACCCGCGTCTGCGCGGGCTCGATGATGCCGTCGAGCTCGCCGCGCTCGGCGGCGAGGAAGGGGGAGGTCACGTTGTACGTGTACTCGGTGGCCAGGCGTGTGCGCACCGCCGCGACATCCTCGCCGGCCTCCTCGGCGCGCTTGAGCTCGCCCCGGTAGAGGATGTTGACGGCGCCCTGCCCGCCCATGACGGCGATCTCCGCGGTCGGCCAGGCGAGGTTGATGTCGGCCCCCAGCTGCTTGGAGCCCATGACGATGTAGGCGCCGCCGTAGGCCTTGCGCAGGATGACGGTGACCAGCGGCACGGTCGCCTCGGCGTAGGCGTACAGCAGCTTCGCGCCGCGACGGATGACGCCGGTCCACTCCTGGTCCGTGCCCGGGAGATAGCCGGGGACGTCGACGAGCGTCACGATCGGGATCGAGAACGCGTCGCAGAAGCGCACGAACCGGGACGCCTTCTCGCCGGCGTCGATGTTGAGCGTGCCCGCCATCTGCGACGGCTGGTTCGCGATGATGCCGACCGAGCGCCCCTCCACGCGGCCGAAGCCGATGACGATGTTGGGCGCGAACAGCGGCTGGACCTCGAGGAAGTCTCCCGCGTCGACGACGTGCTCGATGACCTGGTGGATGTCGTACGGCTGGTTGGGCGAGTCGGGGATGACGGAGTTGAGGACACGGTCGGAGTCCGTGGTCTCGAACTCGAAGCTGCTCTCGTACGCCGGGATCTCGGCCATGTTGTTGTCGGGCAGGAAGCCCAGCAGCGTGCGGGCGTAGTCGATCGCGTCGTCCTCGTCCTCGGCGAGGTAGTGCGCGACGCCCGAACGCGTGTTGTGGGTGTGCGCTCCGCCGAGCTCCTCCATGCCGACGTCCTCGCCGGTGACGGTCTTGATGACGTCGGGGCCCGTGACGAACATCTGGCTCGTCTTGTCGACCATGATGACGAAGTCGGTGAGGGCCGGTCCGTAGACGGCGCCGCCCGCCGCCGGTCCCATGATGATCGAGATCTGCGGGATGACGCCCGAGGAGGCGGTGTTCAGGCGGAAGATCTCGCCGTACTTGCCGAGGGCGACGACGCCCTCCTGGATGCGGGCGCCGCCGGAGTCGAGGATGCCGATGATCGGCATGCCGCCACGGAGGGCGAACTCCATCATCTTGATGATCTTGTCGCCGGCGACCTCGCCGAGCGAGCCGCCGAAGGTGGAGAAGTCCTGCGAGTAGACGGCCACCGTGCGGCCGTGGATCGTGCCGACGCCGGTCACGACGGAATCGCCGTAGGGGCGGGACTTGTCCATCCCGAACGCGGTGGTGCGGTGGCGGACGTACTCGTCCATCTCGACGAAGGAGCCGTGGTCGACCAGCAGCTCGATGCGTTCGCGGGCGGTCAGCTTGCCCTTCGCGCTCTGCTTCGCGTGCGCCGTCTTCTCCGCATCGAGGACGGCCTCCTGATACCGGGCGCGCAGGTCGGCGATCTTGCCGGCGGTCGTGGAGAAATCGGGCTGATCGGTCACGCGTTCCACCCTATCGGCGTGTCTCGCGGCGGCGTTGGAGGATGTGCACAGCGCCGCGTCGCATCCGTTGTGCCGAGCGGCCGGGACACGGGGCTCCCTACCGAGATGTCGCCGGCTCCGCCAGCGGTTCCCTCCGCCGGACGCGCGAATTAGGGTGGGCGCCATGACGACGCCAGAATCCGGTTACCCCCGCGCCGCCGCGATCAGCCCCAGGGTGCAGATCGCCGAGACGACCGACTCCACCAACGCCGATGCGGTCGCGGCGGTCCAGGCGGAGCCGGAGGCGTGGCCGCACCTCGCGCTCGTGGTCACGACCGATCAGCGTCACGGACGTGGACGGCTCGACCGGACCTGGACGGCGCCGGCGGGAACGGCGGTCGCGGTCTCGGTCGTCGTGCGGGTGCCGGAGCTCCCCGTCGCGGCACGGGGCTGGATCCCGCTCATCGCGGGCTACGCCATGGCCGGCGCCGTGGGCGAGCAGCTCGGCGAGGGCGGGCACACCGTCGCGGTGAAGTGGCCGAACGACGTGCTCGTCGACGGCGGCAAGATCTGCGGCATCCTCGCCGAGGCGGTCCCGGGGCACGCGGATGCCGTCGTGATCGGGGCCGGGGTGAACA
It includes:
- a CDS encoding biotin--[acetyl-CoA-carboxylase] ligase, coding for MTTPESGYPRAAAISPRVQIAETTDSTNADAVAAVQAEPEAWPHLALVVTTDQRHGRGRLDRTWTAPAGTAVAVSVVVRVPELPVAARGWIPLIAGYAMAGAVGEQLGEGGHTVAVKWPNDVLVDGGKICGILAEAVPGHADAVVIGAGVNTRMTAADLPVPTATSFAALGREVDEDRLLADYLRVLDEQLAALAAAGGDAEASGLRHRIQERCATVGARVMVSMPDGSVLTGRADRLDPEGRLVVAEGALETAVGAGDVTHVR
- a CDS encoding acyl-CoA carboxylase epsilon subunit; the encoded protein is MSEAAEPHDALRVDIRRGNPTDEEVAAVIAVVGAAYAQEADAATAAEARRPDAWQVSARGLRQPLRRDIPWGRFAGR
- a CDS encoding acyl-CoA carboxylase subunit beta codes for the protein MTDQPDFSTTAGKIADLRARYQEAVLDAEKTAHAKQSAKGKLTARERIELLVDHGSFVEMDEYVRHRTTAFGMDKSRPYGDSVVTGVGTIHGRTVAVYSQDFSTFGGSLGEVAGDKIIKMMEFALRGGMPIIGILDSGGARIQEGVVALGKYGEIFRLNTASSGVIPQISIIMGPAAGGAVYGPALTDFVIMVDKTSQMFVTGPDVIKTVTGEDVGMEELGGAHTHNTRSGVAHYLAEDEDDAIDYARTLLGFLPDNNMAEIPAYESSFEFETTDSDRVLNSVIPDSPNQPYDIHQVIEHVVDAGDFLEVQPLFAPNIVIGFGRVEGRSVGIIANQPSQMAGTLNIDAGEKASRFVRFCDAFSIPIVTLVDVPGYLPGTDQEWTGVIRRGAKLLYAYAEATVPLVTVILRKAYGGAYIVMGSKQLGADINLAWPTAEIAVMGGQGAVNILYRGELKRAEEAGEDVAAVRTRLATEYTYNVTSPFLAAERGELDGIIEPAQTRVSIAKALRSLRGKRASLPPKKHGNIPL